One Pseudorasbora parva isolate DD20220531a chromosome 8, ASM2467924v1, whole genome shotgun sequence DNA window includes the following coding sequences:
- the or55d1 gene encoding odorant receptor 114-1, whose protein sequence is MDDKTFNFSHKELYLIGFTDLQEYRPYLFIPFLIIFAFTLFANSVIMLVIVKESKLHAPMYILIGFIAALGFIQPIILVPRMIISFLFGRNMIYKDECLVQTFCLHMAAFFQSTILALMAVDRFFAIVFPLQYHDYVNFKTSLILSLLFFFRNLLCVVSMVSLIGPLHFCKSNVIYHCVCEHTSVVNAACGDVSKNHMAGTIAFILVSCDCAFVICSYIVIFVIIFRSPSDESRQKAILTCSTHLMAIAVAFFCVVVAFVGYRVPTIPRDIRVLSTLSYHLIPNCFNPVIYGIRTKEIRVQVVKYLSYNKVESY, encoded by the coding sequence ATGGATGACAAAACATTCAACTTCTCTCATAAGGAACTCTACTTGATTGGATTCACGGATCTGCAAGAGTATCGGCCATACCTTTTCATTCCTTTTCTCATTATCTTTGCATTCACGTTGTTTGCAAACTCAGTTATAATGCTGGTGATTGTAAAAGAAAGCAAGTTACATGCACCCATGTACATTCTGATCGGGTTTATTGCAGCTCTTGGGTTTATACAGCCAATAATTCTTGTTCCAAGAATGATAATCAGTTTTCTGTTTGGCAGAAATATGATTTACAAAGATGAGTGTCTTGTTCAAACGTTTTGTCTGCATATGGCAGCTTTTTTCCAGTCAACCATTTTAGCTTTGATGGCAGTTGACAGATTTTTTGCCATTGTTTTCCCCTTACAGTACCATGACTATGTAAACTTTAAAACATCATTAATACTcagtttgttattttttttccgTAACTTGCTTTGTGTTGTTTCGATGGTCAGCCTGATTGGGCCTCTCCATTTCtgtaaatcaaatgtaatttatcattGTGTTTGTGAGCACACATCAGTTGTCAATGCAGCCTGTGGTGATGTGAGTAAGAACCACATGGCTGGAACAATCGCTTTCATCTTAGTATCGTGTGACTGCGCATTTGTAATCTGCTCTTACATTGTTATTTTTGTCATTATATTTCGCTCTCCTTCTGATGAGTCACGCCAAAAAGCCATCTTGACATGTAGCACACATTTAATGGCCATAGCGGTGGCATTTTTCTGTGTTGTTGTTGCATTTGTTGGTTATAGGGTGCCTACCATACCTAGAGATATCCGCGTGTTAAGCACATTGTCATATCATCTtattccaaactgctttaaccCAGTAATCTATGGAATAAGAACAAAGGAAATCAGAGTACAGGTTGTTAAATATTTATCTTATAATAAGGTTGAATCATATTAA